The stretch of DNA TGCTTTTGCCTGCCTTGCTTCTCTGGGGTCATGGATGATGTTGGTCTCACAGGCTGGTGCAAGGGCTTCCAGTGACGGAACCCTGCCTGAAGTATTCGGGCGTAAAAACAGCCACGGCACCCCGGTCATGGGGCTGGTGCTTTCGTCGGTTATGATGAGTATTTTGCTGGTGGTGCTTATGCTTCTATCCAAAGGCGGTAACACCCAGTCCCTGTTCGGAAATATCGCATCCATTGCCGTGTTGCTGACTCTGCCGCCGTACTTCTATTCGGCCCTGAACCTGCTGCGCCGTTACGGATTCCATGCGAAGAAGGCATGGCTGCAGATCAGCTCAGCTCTGCTGGCCTGTGGCTTTTGCCTCATTGCCTTGTCCGGGGCAGCCAAGGATGCATTGATCGGCTGCATGGTGGTCATGCTCTGCACATTTATCTTCTATGTGGGTAAGGATAGGACAGATTTTGAGAAGAAAATCAGGGAGGAAACAGGCCGTTAAACTAAGAGCGGGTGCAGTGTTAAACACTGCACCCGTTTTTTTTATATATTAACCCAACACTTCACCAAGTGCTTCTCAGTCATCTTTTATCGCTTCTGGTTCTCTTCAATATCAATATAGAGATAGCGTTTAATTTTTTTGGTAGGCGTTTTTTCAAACGGCTCGACCTGTTCGATTACCTTGGAGAGCTTTGCAAAGCTGGAGACCTTGCCGTTGACGGTCTTTTTGATGGAGTCAAGATGCATCTCCACGGCTTCGCGGGCTTTCGATTCAATCATTTTTCCGGTGCCGAGTTTTTCATCAAGATTTTCATAGTCGAGATGAACGCGGGCAACCAGTCTGCCATCAGCGCGATAGACGAGCGATTCCAAAATGTAATCACATTCGCTGATAAGGGATTCGATTTCTTCGGGATAAATATTTTCGCCACTGGGGCCGATGATCACGTTTTTCAGGCGACCACGCAGGAAAATGTAACCGTCTTCGTCAATGTAACCGAGATCTCCGGTGCGCAGAAAACCGTCTTCCATGAGAACTTCTTCCGTGACTTTCGGTGCCTTGTAGTAGCCCTGCATGACGTTGGGGCCTTTGACCAGAATTTCACCTTCGCCGGTCTCGGGATCGGGATTGTCGATCTTTATTTCCATGCCCTTGAGAAGACGCCCGGCAGAACGGAAGCGGGCGGACCTGGGAGGTTCTCCGGAGACGAGCGGGCTGGTCTCGGTCATGCCGTAGCCGACAGTATAGGGCAGACCTGCATGCATGAGGAAGTCTTCGACTTCAGGAGCCAGAAAGGCACCGCCGATGGGCATGCAGCGAAGCTGTCCTCCAAAGGCTTCCATGAGTTTTTTACCGGCGACAGCATAGAGCTTTTTACGGGCGGCACCGAGCTTCATGACGTTACGCATGATGCCGGACCCCTTGAGCTTGGGCTGGACGCGGTTCTTGAAGATTTTTTCAATGATCAGCGGCACGATGAGCAGCATGGTCGGTTGGACTTTGCCCATGGCCGGAAGCAGGGTTTTAGGCGTTGGCGGTTTGCGGAGATAATGAATGGAAGCACCGTGAATAAGCGGCAGGACCATGCCCAGCGTACATTCGAAGGTGTGTGCCAGCGGCAGGACTGAAACAAGACGGTCCTCGGTGGTCACATCAACGATATCGGCACTTGCTATGGCGTTGAATACTATATTGCGGTGCGTGAGTATGACGCCTTTGGAGCTTCCCGTGGTGCCGGATGTGTACAGTATGGCGGCAACGTCATCAACATCGATTTCTGTTGACGGGCGAACGTATTCCTTGCCCATGTCCGTGTATTTTTCAAGTTCTTTGCTGATTCTTTCCTTGACCTGCTCTTTGACTTGTTCAAAGGATTTGCGCGCTTGAGCCATACCTTCTTTAAAGCTCTGGCGCAGTCCGTCATCAGTGGAAAGTGAAAAGTCATTGAGCGTGATGACGGTATGCAGGTTGTCGGATTCGTACTCTTCCACCTTGTGTTTCAAGCGTTCGGAAACGAAGATGGCTTTGGCTTCGGAATGGCGCAGAATGTGATGCACTGCACCTTCGTGAAATTCAGTAAGTATCGGAATGGCAACTGCACCCATGCAGGTGATGGCAAGATAGGCAGCACCCCAGTTAGGCATATTCTCGCCCAGTATGGCAATTTTATCACCCTTGGTGATGCTGCGGCTGTGCAGGAGCAGGGAAACATCGTCCACCAGCTCTTTGAAATTTCTGTAGGTCATGGGGGCTTCACCCACAAAGCAGACAGCGGGGCGATCGGCATATTTCTCGGCACTCAGTGCCAGCGCATTTTTCAGGGTCGGGGTGTCTTGCAAGGTCAAGGTCCAGTCTCCTTATATATAAATTGGGTCGCCAGTGTGACCGCTAAATTGCATCGGGTCAAGCGGAACGCGCTTTGTATGCTCTGTTAAAACCATAAATCATGATGGTTTAAAGCCGTCCAATATAGTGCGCCTCAAACAGAAAAAGGGTGTAATCTATTAAGATTACATCCTTTATTTTTAGTAGTGGCAGCGAGGTCTATTTTTCCATATGGGGAACCGTGTGGTGCTCTATCTGGTCAGCATTAAGCATTTCCCAAGAGTCTATGCGGGGGGTAAAAAAGCCTGTAGCATATAATGCATCACGCAGAAAATAATTTTCACGAAGAATTTTTAAGCCTTTTTGTAGTGCTGCATACACTTCTTTACCCATGGGGTGTTTTCTGGAGATGAAAAAATGTCTGGTTTCCGGTAACGCAAACTTTAGTCCCTGAACAGGAATCAGTTTGACACCTTCTGTTACTGTTGAAAAGTCATCTGTGTTGTGTACTACGATAGGTACCCAGTCGGCCCGTCCAGCTTTTAACATTTTAATGACGCTAAGTGTTGTCTGTCCTGTTATATAGTTTGTAATGCCGATTGCATTGAATACAGTAATATCAGAGTACCAATCAATTCCAATAGCTCCTTTTGTTTTGTTTTTTAATTTTTCAAATGTAATGTTTTTCATTTTATGGTTTTCAGGTAAATAATAAAAAAGTTTTTGGAACTCTCCATAATTGGTTATGGGAGCACTCATAAAGACTTTATCAAAACAATTGTTCATTTCAACAAAACTAATAGGTAATTGCTGGCCGCATATAACTGATTTACCATCCGCTGTGTCTTTGATTTGGCGGTTGCTGTTGGGAATGACCTTGAACTTTATTTCATCGGTTAGTCCGCCAAGACGTAAGGCTTTGATGATAATGGCTATTTCAATTGGGCCGCGTTTATATTTTTGAAAGGGAATATGTTTTATTTTGAGGGGATCGTTATCAAATTCAGAGATTAACTTAAAATATGAATTAAGACTTTCTTCTCTTAAATTAATTATTATGTCGTCTGCACATGCAGGGGGAGTGGGGGATAGGCCGAGAATAGCAAAACAGAAAGCAATGCTGCAAATTGTTAAGAGGGAAGTACGGGCTTTTTTCTTTAGTGAATTTTTAAGCATATTAATAAATAACTCAGCATAATTACCTTGTAAAGGTTTGCTGATTGTCGGAAGTCGTAACAGGCGTTTATTTCCCCTCCCTCTGCTCCCTGCTTATGCATTATGATTTTTAATTATCAAAGAGTCCTGTTTAGTGCTTCTCAAAAATAAAGGGTGTAATCTATTGAGATTACACCCTTTATTTTTAGTGGTAGCAGCTGTTTACATATTAACCCAGCATTTCTCCACATGCTTTTCAGTCATCTTGGGCGTGATCATAGCCACCCCGACAGCCAGTGCCATGGATACGGGCAGGGCGACCACGTTGGGGTCGACCCATTGCAGCAGCCAGATCCATGAGCCTTTGGCGGCGGAGGATACGAGGGTGTCCAGTCCGGTCAGGGCTTTGCAAAGCCCGATAGCTTTGGCTTCCTTGGCATGCACGAAGAGCAGCCAGAACATGGATGCGCTGAACCCGCCGACCATGGATATTTTTGCGGCCTTTTTGGTCATTCCTTTCCAGTAGAGACCCAGCAGATAGATGGGCAGGAAGGAAGCAGCGCAGAGACCGAAGAAGAAGGCTGTTGCGCGGGCGATGATGGACGGAGGCAGGACCCAGGCCCAGAGGATAGCAGCCAGCAGGGTTATGGCTACACCGATCTTGGTGATTTTAACGGATTTTTCAGCCGGAACGTTGATGAACCTTTCGAAGAAGTCACGGCCCAGCGCGGTTCCGCCCACGTGATACTGGGAGGAAAGGGTGGACATCCCGGCGGCGAGCATTGCCAGCAGGAAGAGAGCGGAGAACCATGAAGGCATCATCTGCTCGATGTACATGGGGATGATTTTATCCATGTTTCCGCCTGCAACAGCGATGGAGATTTTACCGACCTCCTTGTAGAAGACTGCGTTGGAAAGAGCTCCGGTAAGGAAGGCCACCCCGGTCATGAGCGGGATGAAGATTCCGCCGTAAAGCACTGCGCGGTTGAGCTCGCGGTCAGAGGGTACGGTCATGAAACGTACAGCCAGCTGCGGCTGGGCCAGTACGCCGATACCAACGCCGTAAACAATGGTGGTGTAGATGACCAGCCAGAGGGGAGTTCCGAATTTCGCCCCCTGCGTCCAGCCGATCATGCCCCCTTTCTGGAGCTTGGCAGGCATGAGATTGACCATGTCAGTCAGGGCCTGATGCGCTTCAGTCACACCGCCGAGCATGGCATAGGTGGAGACAATAAGGATGATCATCATAATAGCCATGATCAGCCCCTGAAAAGCATCAGTGTACATGACCGCCTTCATGCCCCCGGTGATAACGTAACCCGCAAGAATGAAACTGATTACGATCAGTGCGGTGTCGTAGGGGATGCCGAATGAAATTTCCATCATACGTGAAATACCGATCA from Desulfovibrio sp. JC010 encodes:
- a CDS encoding AMP-binding protein, with product MTLQDTPTLKNALALSAEKYADRPAVCFVGEAPMTYRNFKELVDDVSLLLHSRSITKGDKIAILGENMPNWGAAYLAITCMGAVAIPILTEFHEGAVHHILRHSEAKAIFVSERLKHKVEEYESDNLHTVITLNDFSLSTDDGLRQSFKEGMAQARKSFEQVKEQVKERISKELEKYTDMGKEYVRPSTEIDVDDVAAILYTSGTTGSSKGVILTHRNIVFNAIASADIVDVTTEDRLVSVLPLAHTFECTLGMVLPLIHGASIHYLRKPPTPKTLLPAMGKVQPTMLLIVPLIIEKIFKNRVQPKLKGSGIMRNVMKLGAARKKLYAVAGKKLMEAFGGQLRCMPIGGAFLAPEVEDFLMHAGLPYTVGYGMTETSPLVSGEPPRSARFRSAGRLLKGMEIKIDNPDPETGEGEILVKGPNVMQGYYKAPKVTEEVLMEDGFLRTGDLGYIDEDGYIFLRGRLKNVIIGPSGENIYPEEIESLISECDYILESLVYRADGRLVARVHLDYENLDEKLGTGKMIESKAREAVEMHLDSIKKTVNGKVSSFAKLSKVIEQVEPFEKTPTKKIKRYLYIDIEENQKR
- a CDS encoding sodium:solute symporter — protein: MVTKIVITCIYLGVIFYLGFKGWQSTKKSTDYMLAGRQMNPFIMAMSYGATFVSTSAIIGFGGAAGLFGFPLLWLTLATIVVGVLIAMVFFGKRTRRMGLALESHTFPELLGRRYDSKFIQGFAGGVIFLFIPVYAAAVLIGISRMMEISFGIPYDTALIVISFILAGYVITGGMKAVMYTDAFQGLIMAIMMIILIVSTYAMLGGVTEAHQALTDMVNLMPAKLQKGGMIGWTQGAKFGTPLWLVIYTTIVYGVGIGVLAQPQLAVRFMTVPSDRELNRAVLYGGIFIPLMTGVAFLTGALSNAVFYKEVGKISIAVAGGNMDKIIPMYIEQMMPSWFSALFLLAMLAAGMSTLSSQYHVGGTALGRDFFERFINVPAEKSVKITKIGVAITLLAAILWAWVLPPSIIARATAFFFGLCAASFLPIYLLGLYWKGMTKKAAKISMVGGFSASMFWLLFVHAKEAKAIGLCKALTGLDTLVSSAAKGSWIWLLQWVDPNVVALPVSMALAVGVAMITPKMTEKHVEKCWVNM